The Rosa rugosa chromosome 3, drRosRugo1.1, whole genome shotgun sequence sequence AATATGTGagtctaaagaacgagtctgtatCACATTGTGGGTTCGGGACATAGCTAGTTGCCTTTGTTTAAAGGAAAATTTTCTTAGCTGTTTTGttgatgtctgaaccatcacgctCGGAGTTCTTgtgtttgattgatttttttctcttaattgtgattgaaatttggggcgTGACAGGCCCGCTATGCACAATCCTCTAGAGGAtatgccaaaaatacttttgggctcaaacaataATGCGTATTAATTATAAGCATATAATCTCTGTACGTATGTATGCATGTCTATATatttaagggttttttttttatacatttGAAGTATGTAGATGTACTACTTAGACAATTTTAAATGTAGTAGCATGGTGAGAAGTCCggcaatttttatttatttatataaacttcaaaatttatttttatagctCTGTTTCAAATTAAAACGTGAATACAACGGATTGTCTACGAAACAATACAACATATTCTGTATGAGTTTGTTTTATAGTCTATACCTTTGAGAGCTCTTCTATAGGCCTTTTAGAAGCATTTGCTACTCATTGTACCATAATTGTGTGCTCGACGTAGGGTAGTAAGTATCGCCTATGAAGGCAAACTGTTTTTGCTTAGGTATAGGCTATGTTTGGGGGGGCTTTTTTGCTCCCCCGCTTATAAGCACAAGAGCAACAACCGTTTGGTGAGTGAGCTTATCCTCAGCTTTTGGAAAAAGCTGCCCCAGCTTCTATCTAAAAGCAAAAGCTGGCTCCCCCCAGCTTTTAGAAGCCAGAAGCTCGGTGAGCACTGTAGCAGTATTTACTgtacattaatgaatttttttaAATCCCGGTTTCTACCCTCCGTTGGTTGAACCAATTACAATCATCTGCCATCAAACCCTCGATGTATCAGTATCTCCATCTCCTTCATCACAGAACGCATCACAGTCGCCGCATCTCGATCTCCCTTTAATCACAGAACCCATCAGTCGTTGCATCTCGGTCGCCGCATCTCGATCTCCCTCTAATCACAGAACCCATTAGTCGCTGCATCTCGGTCGCCGCATCTCGATCTCCCTCTAATCACAGAACCCATCAGTCGCCGCATCTCGATCTGCCTCTAAAGCTGCCTCACTTGCATCTCATCAGGATTTCGGAAGTGAAATTGAAGCCTCAATCAAGCAAGGCTACTTGACAGTTTCGATATTCAGGTCAGTTTCTCTCCCTCTGCTTCGTTCTTATCTTTAATCAAATTGTTGttatatttgttttgattttcgtaGTTGTGGGAATGTTTAGCAAAATGGTTAAGTGAATTTGTATGGGCTGTGATGAACTTGATGCACTTTCAAATTGGGTTTCATGAGGTTAATTGAATACATAGAGGAAAAATAAGAGAATGTCAGAGGAGTGAAAGAACTGAAAGTTCTGTCTCTAATACGCGGTTTAGCAGGCCCCTTTGTGCTCCACTGTCTGTCTTAATCTGTTGAGTGACTAGTTATATAATTAGGCAGCATTGTTTGATTAATGGACTTGATGGTATGTTAGTCTAATTTGATTCCTGAATGTGGAGTTAGGGattcaaggctcaaggtttcGAGTTTTAGGATTCAGTTCTTTAATTGACTTGGTTTTATTGGTGTAGTTGCTCATTGATTTAGGATTGGCGCATTGCTTTCTGCATGATATAGAAATATTAGGCCCTTACCCTTTCCTAGAGGTAATGATGATGGACATGGAAAGTTGAAAATTTGAAAGCTAGGAATATGTAAATGATGGTGCAGCTACTTTATTCATTTTCTTATAGCTACCTTTTTTTCATTGTCTGTTGTTGATGTTTATGTTTTCTTATCACTGCTTTAGTTTCTTGTTATTGCATCTAAAGCTTATCTTCATATCATTGATTATGCATTGGGGTTGGTACTAAAGCTTGGGCTGTTAATTTTTGGCGTTTTTATCTGTGTTAGATGGCTGTTTGGAATGATGGTTTAGTAGATGTTTTTTGTGACTTATGTATCAAGGAGGTGGATAACAATAATCGTCCACATACTCATTTTAATCCGGAGGGATGGGTGAATATAATCAATAATTTTTCTAAAGAAACGGGCAAAGAATATACTAGAAAACAACTGAAAAATAAATGGGATTCCCTCAAAGATCAATGGAAATTATGGAAAGAATTGAAGGGAAAAGAGACCGGTCTTGGGTGGGATCACAGGCGTCAAACTATAGATGCATCCGATGAGTGGTGGCGCCTCAAGATTGAGGTATGTAAATCAATTTAATTATTTTGGTTAACAATTGTACTTCATTTGAGATACATTGAACATcgtttgatttatttatttatttttttgtccaGAAAAACAATGAATATGGAAAGTTAAAGAAAAAGGGAATTGCACCCGATTTTGAAGACAAGTTGGATAAGATGTTCATGGGTATTTCAGCCACTGGTCAGCATGCATATTCACCATCTTCTGCACTACCTATCCCTAGAAGTCCACAGCAAGGTAACAATGAGGTGAACCTTGAAGGTAGTGGTGACTCTGAGGATAATGATGATTTGGCCCCCACTCTgcctaaaagaaaaagaaatgagagAGCTGAGAAAGGTAAAGGAGTagtaccaaaaaaagaaaaggtgggAGGTGCTGCTCATTTGGCTAAACAAATTAATCGAATGTGTGAGACAATTGAGAGTAGGAGCACAGCAACTTCCATGATCAATAAAAGTGTAGAAGGTGGAGGCACCACTATTAAGGACGTGATGAAGGATGTCACCTCATTGCCTGGTATCGAGCAGGGTAATAGATTGTGGTTTTTTGCCACTCGACTGTTTTTAAGTccagagaagagagagatgtaTTTCACTATGGAAGATCCTAACGTGAAGTTGGAGTGGCTGAAATTTGAGATGAACGAAAAATAAGCTTATCTTGTCTTTGGTTAAGCTTatgtttgttgtttgtttcagcattgtttttaattatgagaattgaatttgattacatgttttTCATCATGTGGATTATAAATATggaatttggtgaattttgttCATTGCTTCTTGTTAATGATTTAGTTTATATTTATCACATTTATATCATATCATATTTACATTTAAATTTGCAGGTTTTGGATTGAAATATGAACAATTCGGAAGTAGATGAAGTGGAGGAGGAGATATTCTTACGAAGTGTACAATTTAATGCTTTGCTCATTCAACATTATTACATGAACTATGTTCATAAAACTCCTTGCATGGTATCTTCTCAAACAGGTAATAAGTGGATAATGGAAGTATTACAAGGGAATGTCAGTCGGTGTTACAATGCCTTTAGAATGCAAAAGGAAGTATTTTATCGTTTATGTAGTGATTTGGAAGTTAAATTTGGGGTGTTGGGTTCAAACAGAACAAGTCATATTGAAGTTATGGGAATGCTATTGTGGTGCCTAGGACAGGGATGTGGAATTAGAAATGTAGCAGAACGATTTCAACATTCTACTGAAACTGTTTGTAGATATTTCTGACAAGCACTAGATCATTTGTGTCAACTAGGTAAACATATAATCAAGCCTTCGGAGAATGAATTTAATGGTGTTGCACCGGAGATAATGAGGGATAACAGATACATGCCTCATTTTAAGGTATTTGTCATGCGTTACTAGTAAATTATTTCACAATTTAGTTACTTATATTAATTGACAAATAACATCATTATTTACAGGATTGCATCGGCGCTATCGACGGAGTGCATATTCCCGCTTCTATAGCTCCTGAAAAACAAATACCGTACATTGGTAGAAAAGGAATACCAACACAAAATGTTATGGCGGCATGTAATTTCTATATGCAATTTATCTATGTATGTGCGGGATGGGAAGGGTCTGCTCATGATACAAGAGTGTTTCTATCGGTACTTCGAGATCACGAAATGAATTTTCCTAAA is a genomic window containing:
- the LOC133735626 gene encoding L10-interacting MYB domain-containing protein-like, whose translation is MDLMLLIDLGLAHCFLHDIEILGPYPFLEFLVIASKAYLHIIDYALGLMAVWNDGLVDVFCDLCIKEVDNNNRPHTHFNPEGWVNIINNFSKETGKEYTRKQLKNKWDSLKDQWKLWKELKGKETGLGWDHRRQTIDASDEWWRLKIEKNNEYGKLKKKGIAPDFEDKLDKMFMGISATGQHAYSPSSALPIPRSPQQGNNEVNLEGSGDSEDNDDLAPTLPKRKRNERAEKGKGVVPKKEKVGGAAHLAKQINRMCETIESRSTATSMINKSVEGGGTTIKDVMKDVTSLPGIEQGNRLWFFATRLFLSPEKREMYFTMEDPNVKLEWLKFEMNEK